Proteins encoded together in one Musa acuminata AAA Group cultivar baxijiao chromosome BXJ3-6, Cavendish_Baxijiao_AAA, whole genome shotgun sequence window:
- the LOC135640340 gene encoding auxin response factor 11-like isoform X1: MSSIQENVGPVGLNSAAVLQDEMKLLGEAPSGRKVINSELWHACAGSFVSLPQPGSLVYYFPQGHSEQVTASTRKIANSQIPAYTDLPSQLMCQVHNVALHADKETDEIYAQMTLQPVNSESDVLHIPDLGHTKCKHPTEIFCKILTASDTSTHGGFSVPRRAAEKLFPQLDYSMQPPNQELIVRDLHDNLWTFRHIYRGQPKRHLLTTGWSLFVGAKRLKAGDSILFIRDEKSQLLLGIRRAFRKQIAQPSSVLSTDSMHIGVLAAAAHATSSRSPFTVYYNPRACPSDFVIPLTKYHKAAYTQVPIGMRFGMMIETEESSKRRYMGTIVGISDCDPVKWPNSKWRNLQVEWDEHGYGERPDRVSLWEIETPESLFAFPSITSSLKRQCLPGYVGPAINIQFGNLKPFPKPAKNGNPNSEHLIAGVGSENLLNILNKPTSHDGLLGCHQSIYSSILQNVRSGEISRNFSLTMPTFHTMGNSTHQVIVSTAAMQQKQHLSPQRCMVPLGDVMPQEQRHYLVPQGVELDSASRTHVNSQVSGSDEVSPAEPEQKFQDHNTGNENGINLRRTENASLDESSAQQSEMDSVVLPIDPNKQSDDMIKTISHDILAENLDQLPNHQNVESFTSPFDHDNIADQISVKQGLQVKVQGHRKIVRQQSDPTGAQSPGLEATQSSDVCNLNNLLPCQDYLHHNLDHDEWIPQHSCLQSFMSSSRTPEVPCINGKPDSLYLSAAENAATFTSDISSLAKPHSFEPIETYQLSCISDSDTGQHCTTNIQEYLGTQLNSLDDELLVQGILSSEVHNIDVQGHCCVLQGMPNSCGTMDLSEESNTQSETIGNLHLDPSNESMDMGLIPSVTIEGLSSIGSSKFRIASVMPVCIFNSNQEQMSKITSMRLTDSESSLQDIPDCSAGTSSGSIAANDYRLYRGSRKQVCQQPLRTYTKVQKLGSVGRSIDVTRFSNYHELRSAVACMFGLEGQLDDARGSEWKLVYVDYENDVLLVGDDPWEEFINCVRCIRILSASEVQQMSQEGMQVMEGLV, translated from the exons ATGTCCTCCATCCAAGAAAACGTCGGACCTGTCGGTCTAAATAGCGCTGCAGTGCTGCAAGATGAGATGAAGCTCTTGGGGGAAGCTCCGA GTGGAAGGAAGGTGATAAATTCTGAGCTTTGGCATGCTTGCGCTGGATCATTCGTATCGTTGCCTCAACCCGGCAGCCTAGTGTACTATTTCCCACAGGGGCACAGCGAGCAG GTTACTGCTTCGACTAGAAAAATAGCAAACTCACAAATCCCTGCCTACACTGATCTTCCATCTCAGTTGATGTGCCAGGTTCATAATGTTGCACTTCAT GCTGACAAGGAGACTGATGAGATCTATGCTCAGATGACCCTTCAGCCAGTAAACTCT GAAAGTGATGTTCTTCATATTCCGGATCTTGGTCATACTAAATGTAAGCACCCAACTGAAATATTTTGTAAGATTTTGACTGCAAGTGATACTAGCACACATGGTGGATTCTCCGTACCTCGAAGAGCTGCTGAAAAGCTATTTCCACAATTG GATTATTCAATGCAACCTCCAAATCAGGAGCTTATTGTCAGAGATTTGCATGATAACCTGTGGACATTCCGGCACATCTATCGAG GACAGCCAAAGAGACACCTTTTGACAACCGGATGGAGTTTGTTTGTGGGTGCAAAAAGGCTTAAAGCTGGTGATTCCATACTGTTTATTAG GGATGAGAAGTCACAGCTACTCTTGGGCATCAGACGTGCCTTCCGTAAGCAAATAGCCCAGCCGTCATCTGTACTCTCCACAGATAGTATGCATATTGGTGTCCTTGCTGCAGCAGCTCATGCTACATCAAGTAGGAGCCCATTCACTGTATACTATAATCCTAG AGCATGTCCTTCAGACTTTGTAATTCCTTTAACCAAGTACCATAAAGCAGCATATACCCAAGTACCAATTGGGATGAGATTTGGCATGATGATTGAAACTGAGGAGTCAAGCAAACGCAG ATACATGGGCACAATTGTAGGTATCAGTGACTGTGATCCAGTAAAATGGCCTAATTCAAAGTGGCGAAACCTGCAA GTGGAATGGGATGAACATGGTTATGGAGAGAGACCTGATAGAGTCAGCTTATGGGAAATTGAAACCCCGGAAAGTCTTTTTGCTTTTCCTAGTATAACATCAAGTTTAAAAAGACAATGTCTTCCTGGATATGTAG GTCCTGCAATAAACATTCAGTTTGGAAATTTGAAACCATTTCCAAAGCCAGCCAAAAATGGGAATCCAAACTCGGAGCATTTAATTGCTGGTGTAGGGTCAGAAAATCTTCTAAATATTCTTAATAAACCTACTAGCCATGATGGTCTACTTGGATGTCATCAGTCCATATACTCCAGTATTTTGCAGAATGTTAGAAGTGGTGAAATTTCTAGAAACTTCTCCTTAACTATGCCAACATTCCATACAATGGGAAATTCTACCCACCAGGTAATAGTCTCCACAGCAGCAATGCAACAGAAACAGCATCTCTCTCCACAGCGATGTATGGTTCCATTGGGAGATGTTATGCCACAAGAACAGAGGCATTATTTAGTGCCCCAGGGTGTTGAATTAGATTCTGCATCAAGGACACATGTAAACTCACAAGTATCAGGTAGTGATGAAGTTTCCCCAGCAGAGCCTGAACAAAAATTTCAAGATCATAACACAGGAAACGAGAATGGAATCAACCTACGGAGGACTGAAAATGCATCATTAGATGAATCCAGTGCTCAGCAATCAGAGATGGATTCTGTGGTGTTGCCAATTGATCCGAATAAGCAATCAGATGATATGATTAAAACAATTTCTCATGACATACTGGCAGAAAATCTGGACCAATTGCCAAACCAtcaaaatgttgaaagttttactaGCCCATTTGATcatgataacattgcagatcaaaTATCCGTGAAGCAAGGGCTACAAGTGAAGGTACAAGGTCATCGCAAAATTGTTCGGCAGCAAAGTGATCCGACTGGGGCACAGTCACCTGGGTTAGAAGCAACACAGTCGTCAGATGTGTGTAATTTAAATAACTTGCTTCCGTGTCAAGACTACTTGCATCATAACTTGGATCATGATGAATGGATACCACAGCATTCATGTCTTCAGTCCTTCATGAGCTCATCAAGGACACCAGAAGTTCCCTGTATCAATGGTAAGCCAGATTCATTATATCTCTCTGCAGCCGAAAATGCTGCAACTTTTACTTCTGATATATCTTCTCTAGCAAAACCTCACAGCTTTGAACCCATAGAGACATATCAGCTATCATGCATTTCAGATTCAGACACGGGGCAGCACTGCACAACTAATATTCAAGAATATTTAGGCACTCAGTTGAACTCATTAGATGATGAGCTGCTTGTCCAAGGCATCCTTTCGTCTGAGGTTCACAACATAGATGTTCAAGGACATTGCTGTGTCTTGCAGGGTATGCCCAATTCATGTGGGACAATGGACTTGTCGGAGGAGAGTAATACCCAAAGTGAGACAATTGGCAATCTCCATCTTGACCCTAGCAACGAAAGCATGGATATGGGTCTGATTCCAAGTGTGACTATAGAAGGCCTCAGTTCCATAGGATCTTCCAAGTTTCGTATAGCTTCAGTGATGCCAGTCTGCATTTTCAATTCAAATCAGGAACAGATGTCTAAAATTACTTCAATGAGATTGACAGACTCGGAATCCTCTTTACAAGACATCCCTGACTGCTCTGCTGGTACATCATCTGGTAGTATAGCTGCAAATGATTACAGGTTATACCGAGGTTCCAGGAAGCAAGTGTGTCAACAACCTTTAAGAACATACACTAAG GTTCAAAAGCTAGGATCTGTTGGAAGATCGATTGATGTGACACGCTTTAGCAATTACCATGAATTGAGATCTGCAGTGGCCTGCATGTTTGGGTTAGAGGGACAGCTGGATGATGCACGAGGCTCAGAATGGAAACTTGTTTATGTGGATTATGAAAACGATGTTCTTCTGGTTGGGGATGATCCATGGGA AGAATTCATAAACTGTGTCAGATGCATCAGAATTTTATCGGCTTCTGAAGTACAACAGATGAGCCAGGAGGGCATGCAGGTGATGGAAGGACTTGTATAA
- the LOC135640340 gene encoding auxin response factor 5-like isoform X3, producing the protein MSSIQENVGPVGLNSAAVLQDEMKLLGEAPSMSSGRKVINSELWHACAGSFVSLPQPGSLVYYFPQGHSEQVTASTRKIANSQIPAYTDLPSQLMCQVHNVALHESDVLHIPDLGHTKCKHPTEIFCKILTASDTSTHGGFSVPRRAAEKLFPQLDYSMQPPNQELIVRDLHDNLWTFRHIYRGQPKRHLLTTGWSLFVGAKRLKAGDSILFIRDEKSQLLLGIRRAFRKQIAQPSSVLSTDSMHIGVLAAAAHATSSRSPFTVYYNPRACPSDFVIPLTKYHKAAYTQVPIGMRFGMMIETEESSKRRYMGTIVGISDCDPVKWPNSKWRNLQVEWDEHGYGERPDRVSLWEIETPESLFAFPSITSSLKRQCLPGYVGPAINIQFGNLKPFPKPAKNGNPNSEHLIAGVGSENLLNILNKPTSHDGLLGCHQSIYSSILQNVRSGEISRNFSLTMPTFHTMGNSTHQVIVSTAAMQQKQHLSPQRCMVPLGDVMPQEQRHYLVPQGVELDSASRTHVNSQVSGSDEVSPAEPEQKFQDHNTGNENGINLRRTENASLDESSAQQSEMDSVVLPIDPNKQSDDMIKTISHDILAENLDQLPNHQNVESFTSPFDHDNIADQISVKQGLQVKVQGHRKIVRQQSDPTGAQSPGLEATQSSDVCNLNNLLPCQDYLHHNLDHDEWIPQHSCLQSFMSSSRTPEVPCINGKPDSLYLSAAENAATFTSDISSLAKPHSFEPIETYQLSCISDSDTGQHCTTNIQEYLGTQLNSLDDELLVQGILSSEVHNIDVQGHCCVLQGMPNSCGTMDLSEESNTQSETIGNLHLDPSNESMDMGLIPSVTIEGLSSIGSSKFRIASVMPVCIFNSNQEQMSKITSMRLTDSESSLQDIPDCSAGTSSGSIAANDYRLYRGSRKQVCQQPLRTYTKVQKLGSVGRSIDVTRFSNYHELRSAVACMFGLEGQLDDARGSEWKLVYVDYENDVLLVGDDPWEEFINCVRCIRILSASEVQQMSQEGMQVMEGLV; encoded by the exons ATGTCCTCCATCCAAGAAAACGTCGGACCTGTCGGTCTAAATAGCGCTGCAGTGCTGCAAGATGAGATGAAGCTCTTGGGGGAAGCTCCGAGTATGTCAA GTGGAAGGAAGGTGATAAATTCTGAGCTTTGGCATGCTTGCGCTGGATCATTCGTATCGTTGCCTCAACCCGGCAGCCTAGTGTACTATTTCCCACAGGGGCACAGCGAGCAG GTTACTGCTTCGACTAGAAAAATAGCAAACTCACAAATCCCTGCCTACACTGATCTTCCATCTCAGTTGATGTGCCAGGTTCATAATGTTGCACTTCAT GAAAGTGATGTTCTTCATATTCCGGATCTTGGTCATACTAAATGTAAGCACCCAACTGAAATATTTTGTAAGATTTTGACTGCAAGTGATACTAGCACACATGGTGGATTCTCCGTACCTCGAAGAGCTGCTGAAAAGCTATTTCCACAATTG GATTATTCAATGCAACCTCCAAATCAGGAGCTTATTGTCAGAGATTTGCATGATAACCTGTGGACATTCCGGCACATCTATCGAG GACAGCCAAAGAGACACCTTTTGACAACCGGATGGAGTTTGTTTGTGGGTGCAAAAAGGCTTAAAGCTGGTGATTCCATACTGTTTATTAG GGATGAGAAGTCACAGCTACTCTTGGGCATCAGACGTGCCTTCCGTAAGCAAATAGCCCAGCCGTCATCTGTACTCTCCACAGATAGTATGCATATTGGTGTCCTTGCTGCAGCAGCTCATGCTACATCAAGTAGGAGCCCATTCACTGTATACTATAATCCTAG AGCATGTCCTTCAGACTTTGTAATTCCTTTAACCAAGTACCATAAAGCAGCATATACCCAAGTACCAATTGGGATGAGATTTGGCATGATGATTGAAACTGAGGAGTCAAGCAAACGCAG ATACATGGGCACAATTGTAGGTATCAGTGACTGTGATCCAGTAAAATGGCCTAATTCAAAGTGGCGAAACCTGCAA GTGGAATGGGATGAACATGGTTATGGAGAGAGACCTGATAGAGTCAGCTTATGGGAAATTGAAACCCCGGAAAGTCTTTTTGCTTTTCCTAGTATAACATCAAGTTTAAAAAGACAATGTCTTCCTGGATATGTAG GTCCTGCAATAAACATTCAGTTTGGAAATTTGAAACCATTTCCAAAGCCAGCCAAAAATGGGAATCCAAACTCGGAGCATTTAATTGCTGGTGTAGGGTCAGAAAATCTTCTAAATATTCTTAATAAACCTACTAGCCATGATGGTCTACTTGGATGTCATCAGTCCATATACTCCAGTATTTTGCAGAATGTTAGAAGTGGTGAAATTTCTAGAAACTTCTCCTTAACTATGCCAACATTCCATACAATGGGAAATTCTACCCACCAGGTAATAGTCTCCACAGCAGCAATGCAACAGAAACAGCATCTCTCTCCACAGCGATGTATGGTTCCATTGGGAGATGTTATGCCACAAGAACAGAGGCATTATTTAGTGCCCCAGGGTGTTGAATTAGATTCTGCATCAAGGACACATGTAAACTCACAAGTATCAGGTAGTGATGAAGTTTCCCCAGCAGAGCCTGAACAAAAATTTCAAGATCATAACACAGGAAACGAGAATGGAATCAACCTACGGAGGACTGAAAATGCATCATTAGATGAATCCAGTGCTCAGCAATCAGAGATGGATTCTGTGGTGTTGCCAATTGATCCGAATAAGCAATCAGATGATATGATTAAAACAATTTCTCATGACATACTGGCAGAAAATCTGGACCAATTGCCAAACCAtcaaaatgttgaaagttttactaGCCCATTTGATcatgataacattgcagatcaaaTATCCGTGAAGCAAGGGCTACAAGTGAAGGTACAAGGTCATCGCAAAATTGTTCGGCAGCAAAGTGATCCGACTGGGGCACAGTCACCTGGGTTAGAAGCAACACAGTCGTCAGATGTGTGTAATTTAAATAACTTGCTTCCGTGTCAAGACTACTTGCATCATAACTTGGATCATGATGAATGGATACCACAGCATTCATGTCTTCAGTCCTTCATGAGCTCATCAAGGACACCAGAAGTTCCCTGTATCAATGGTAAGCCAGATTCATTATATCTCTCTGCAGCCGAAAATGCTGCAACTTTTACTTCTGATATATCTTCTCTAGCAAAACCTCACAGCTTTGAACCCATAGAGACATATCAGCTATCATGCATTTCAGATTCAGACACGGGGCAGCACTGCACAACTAATATTCAAGAATATTTAGGCACTCAGTTGAACTCATTAGATGATGAGCTGCTTGTCCAAGGCATCCTTTCGTCTGAGGTTCACAACATAGATGTTCAAGGACATTGCTGTGTCTTGCAGGGTATGCCCAATTCATGTGGGACAATGGACTTGTCGGAGGAGAGTAATACCCAAAGTGAGACAATTGGCAATCTCCATCTTGACCCTAGCAACGAAAGCATGGATATGGGTCTGATTCCAAGTGTGACTATAGAAGGCCTCAGTTCCATAGGATCTTCCAAGTTTCGTATAGCTTCAGTGATGCCAGTCTGCATTTTCAATTCAAATCAGGAACAGATGTCTAAAATTACTTCAATGAGATTGACAGACTCGGAATCCTCTTTACAAGACATCCCTGACTGCTCTGCTGGTACATCATCTGGTAGTATAGCTGCAAATGATTACAGGTTATACCGAGGTTCCAGGAAGCAAGTGTGTCAACAACCTTTAAGAACATACACTAAG GTTCAAAAGCTAGGATCTGTTGGAAGATCGATTGATGTGACACGCTTTAGCAATTACCATGAATTGAGATCTGCAGTGGCCTGCATGTTTGGGTTAGAGGGACAGCTGGATGATGCACGAGGCTCAGAATGGAAACTTGTTTATGTGGATTATGAAAACGATGTTCTTCTGGTTGGGGATGATCCATGGGA AGAATTCATAAACTGTGTCAGATGCATCAGAATTTTATCGGCTTCTGAAGTACAACAGATGAGCCAGGAGGGCATGCAGGTGATGGAAGGACTTGTATAA
- the LOC135640340 gene encoding auxin response factor 11-like isoform X2: protein MSSIQENVGPVGLNSAAVLQDEMKLLGEAPSMSSGRKVINSELWHACAGSFVSLPQPGSLVYYFPQGHSEQVTASTRKIANSQIPAYTDLPSQLMCQVHNVALHADKETDEIYAQMTLQPVNSESDVLHIPDLGHTKCKHPTEIFCKILTASDTSTHGGFSVPRRAAEKLFPQLDYSMQPPNQELIVRDLHDNLWTFRHIYRGQPKRHLLTTGWSLFVGAKRLKAGDSILFIRDEKSQLLLGIRRAFRKQIAQPSSVLSTDSMHIGVLAAAAHATSSRSPFTVYYNPRACPSDFVIPLTKYHKAAYTQVPIGMRFGMMIETEESSKRRYMGTIVGISDCDPVKWPNSKWRNLQVEWDEHGYGERPDRVSLWEIETPESLFAFPSITSSLKRQCLPGYVGPAINIQFGNLKPFPKPAKNGNPNSEHLIAGVGSENLLNILNKPTSHDGLLGCHQSIYSSILQNVRSGEISRNFSLTMPTFHTMGNSTHQVIVSTAAMQQKQHLSPQRCMVPLGDVMPQEQRHYLVPQGVELDSASRTHVNSQVSGSDEVSPAEPEQKFQDHNTGNENGINLRRTENASLDESSAQQSEMDSVVLPIDPNKQSDDMIKTISHDILAENLDQLPNHQNVESFTSPFDHDNIADQISVKQGLQVKVQGHRKIVRQQSDPTGAQSPGLEATQSSDVCNLNNLLPCQDYLHHNLDHDEWIPQHSCLQSFMSSSRTPEVPCINGKPDSLYLSAAENAATFTSDISSLAKPHSFEPIETYQLSCISDSDTGQHCTTNIQEYLGTQLNSLDDELLVQGILSSEVHNIDVQGHCCVLQGMPNSCGTMDLSEESNTQSETIGNLHLDPSNESMDMGLIPSVTIEGLSSIGSSKFRIASVMPVCIFNSNQEQMSKITSMRLTDSESSLQDIPDCSAGTSSGSIAANDYRLYRGSRKQVCQQPLRTYTKVQKLGSVGRSIDVTRFSNYHELRSAVACMFGLEGQLDDARGSEWKLVYVDYENDVLLVGDDPWEEFINCVRCIRILSASEVQQMSQEGMQVMEGLV, encoded by the exons ATGTCCTCCATCCAAGAAAACGTCGGACCTGTCGGTCTAAATAGCGCTGCAGTGCTGCAAGATGAGATGAAGCTCTTGGGGGAAGCTCCGAGTATGTCAA GTGGAAGGAAGGTGATAAATTCTGAGCTTTGGCATGCTTGCGCTGGATCATTCGTATCGTTGCCTCAACCCGGCAGCCTAGTGTACTATTTCCCACAGGGGCACAGCGAGCAG GTTACTGCTTCGACTAGAAAAATAGCAAACTCACAAATCCCTGCCTACACTGATCTTCCATCTCAGTTGATGTGCCAGGTTCATAATGTTGCACTTCAT GCTGACAAGGAGACTGATGAGATCTATGCTCAGATGACCCTTCAGCCAGTAAACTCT GAAAGTGATGTTCTTCATATTCCGGATCTTGGTCATACTAAATGTAAGCACCCAACTGAAATATTTTGTAAGATTTTGACTGCAAGTGATACTAGCACACATGGTGGATTCTCCGTACCTCGAAGAGCTGCTGAAAAGCTATTTCCACAATTG GATTATTCAATGCAACCTCCAAATCAGGAGCTTATTGTCAGAGATTTGCATGATAACCTGTGGACATTCCGGCACATCTATCGAG GACAGCCAAAGAGACACCTTTTGACAACCGGATGGAGTTTGTTTGTGGGTGCAAAAAGGCTTAAAGCTGGTGATTCCATACTGTTTATTAG GGATGAGAAGTCACAGCTACTCTTGGGCATCAGACGTGCCTTCCGTAAGCAAATAGCCCAGCCGTCATCTGTACTCTCCACAGATAGTATGCATATTGGTGTCCTTGCTGCAGCAGCTCATGCTACATCAAGTAGGAGCCCATTCACTGTATACTATAATCCTAG AGCATGTCCTTCAGACTTTGTAATTCCTTTAACCAAGTACCATAAAGCAGCATATACCCAAGTACCAATTGGGATGAGATTTGGCATGATGATTGAAACTGAGGAGTCAAGCAAACGCAG ATACATGGGCACAATTGTAGGTATCAGTGACTGTGATCCAGTAAAATGGCCTAATTCAAAGTGGCGAAACCTGCAA GTGGAATGGGATGAACATGGTTATGGAGAGAGACCTGATAGAGTCAGCTTATGGGAAATTGAAACCCCGGAAAGTCTTTTTGCTTTTCCTAGTATAACATCAAGTTTAAAAAGACAATGTCTTCCTGGATATGTAG GTCCTGCAATAAACATTCAGTTTGGAAATTTGAAACCATTTCCAAAGCCAGCCAAAAATGGGAATCCAAACTCGGAGCATTTAATTGCTGGTGTAGGGTCAGAAAATCTTCTAAATATTCTTAATAAACCTACTAGCCATGATGGTCTACTTGGATGTCATCAGTCCATATACTCCAGTATTTTGCAGAATGTTAGAAGTGGTGAAATTTCTAGAAACTTCTCCTTAACTATGCCAACATTCCATACAATGGGAAATTCTACCCACCAGGTAATAGTCTCCACAGCAGCAATGCAACAGAAACAGCATCTCTCTCCACAGCGATGTATGGTTCCATTGGGAGATGTTATGCCACAAGAACAGAGGCATTATTTAGTGCCCCAGGGTGTTGAATTAGATTCTGCATCAAGGACACATGTAAACTCACAAGTATCAGGTAGTGATGAAGTTTCCCCAGCAGAGCCTGAACAAAAATTTCAAGATCATAACACAGGAAACGAGAATGGAATCAACCTACGGAGGACTGAAAATGCATCATTAGATGAATCCAGTGCTCAGCAATCAGAGATGGATTCTGTGGTGTTGCCAATTGATCCGAATAAGCAATCAGATGATATGATTAAAACAATTTCTCATGACATACTGGCAGAAAATCTGGACCAATTGCCAAACCAtcaaaatgttgaaagttttactaGCCCATTTGATcatgataacattgcagatcaaaTATCCGTGAAGCAAGGGCTACAAGTGAAGGTACAAGGTCATCGCAAAATTGTTCGGCAGCAAAGTGATCCGACTGGGGCACAGTCACCTGGGTTAGAAGCAACACAGTCGTCAGATGTGTGTAATTTAAATAACTTGCTTCCGTGTCAAGACTACTTGCATCATAACTTGGATCATGATGAATGGATACCACAGCATTCATGTCTTCAGTCCTTCATGAGCTCATCAAGGACACCAGAAGTTCCCTGTATCAATGGTAAGCCAGATTCATTATATCTCTCTGCAGCCGAAAATGCTGCAACTTTTACTTCTGATATATCTTCTCTAGCAAAACCTCACAGCTTTGAACCCATAGAGACATATCAGCTATCATGCATTTCAGATTCAGACACGGGGCAGCACTGCACAACTAATATTCAAGAATATTTAGGCACTCAGTTGAACTCATTAGATGATGAGCTGCTTGTCCAAGGCATCCTTTCGTCTGAGGTTCACAACATAGATGTTCAAGGACATTGCTGTGTCTTGCAGGGTATGCCCAATTCATGTGGGACAATGGACTTGTCGGAGGAGAGTAATACCCAAAGTGAGACAATTGGCAATCTCCATCTTGACCCTAGCAACGAAAGCATGGATATGGGTCTGATTCCAAGTGTGACTATAGAAGGCCTCAGTTCCATAGGATCTTCCAAGTTTCGTATAGCTTCAGTGATGCCAGTCTGCATTTTCAATTCAAATCAGGAACAGATGTCTAAAATTACTTCAATGAGATTGACAGACTCGGAATCCTCTTTACAAGACATCCCTGACTGCTCTGCTGGTACATCATCTGGTAGTATAGCTGCAAATGATTACAGGTTATACCGAGGTTCCAGGAAGCAAGTGTGTCAACAACCTTTAAGAACATACACTAAG GTTCAAAAGCTAGGATCTGTTGGAAGATCGATTGATGTGACACGCTTTAGCAATTACCATGAATTGAGATCTGCAGTGGCCTGCATGTTTGGGTTAGAGGGACAGCTGGATGATGCACGAGGCTCAGAATGGAAACTTGTTTATGTGGATTATGAAAACGATGTTCTTCTGGTTGGGGATGATCCATGGGA AGAATTCATAAACTGTGTCAGATGCATCAGAATTTTATCGGCTTCTGAAGTACAACAGATGAGCCAGGAGGGCATGCAGGTGATGGAAGGACTTGTATAA